From a single Bryobacter aggregatus MPL3 genomic region:
- a CDS encoding formylglycine-generating enzyme family protein: protein MVWVPGGSFLYGEAETQRIESVAHGFWIDRDPVTNAQYAAFLASLPAHAIPPCADLLGEAKWFECENSFAKPQFAQHPATGVTWRGACAYCAWRAARLPLEVEWELAARGTDGRVYPWGDVFDAVRCNTDGAGTTAVDHYGQAGASPYGCRDMAGNVLEWTASDSGTGNVFRLRNGLRVDDLPLKILRGGSWIMPAEMARCALRRWDFTPVRGSRVIGFRCVQDAV, encoded by the coding sequence ATGGTCTGGGTTCCCGGAGGATCTTTCCTCTATGGAGAAGCGGAGACACAACGGATCGAGAGCGTGGCGCATGGCTTCTGGATCGATCGTGATCCGGTCACGAATGCGCAGTATGCGGCGTTTCTAGCGTCGCTTCCTGCCCATGCGATCCCTCCGTGTGCCGATCTGTTGGGCGAGGCAAAGTGGTTTGAATGTGAGAATTCCTTTGCAAAGCCTCAGTTTGCGCAACATCCTGCCACGGGTGTGACCTGGCGAGGCGCTTGCGCGTATTGTGCCTGGAGAGCGGCCCGGCTCCCGCTTGAGGTGGAATGGGAACTCGCCGCGCGTGGGACCGATGGCCGTGTCTATCCGTGGGGCGATGTGTTCGATGCGGTCCGCTGCAATACGGATGGTGCTGGAACCACTGCCGTGGATCACTATGGACAGGCGGGCGCCTCGCCGTATGGATGCCGCGACATGGCAGGCAATGTACTGGAGTGGACTGCCAGCGACTCCGGCACGGGCAATGTGTTTCGTTTGCGCAATGGGCTTCGGGTGGATGACTTGCCGTTGAAGATCTTGCGAGGCGGCTCCTGGATCATGCCGGCCGAAATGGCCCGTTGTGCGTTGCGGCGCTGGGATTTTACACCGGTGCGCGGCAGCCGCGTGATCGGGTTCCGTTGTGTCCAGGACGCGGTGTGA
- a CDS encoding thiamine pyrophosphate-binding protein codes for MLMKLSEYVANRLAAYRAKHVFVVSGAGNAHLLDSIAYHPELKYVCPHHEQAGLMAAVAYARLTDRPGVMLVTAGPGAANAIIGVLNAWADSVPCLILSGQEKSIHATAANPLRMWGVQGFDVVKTVSGMTKYAALVDRPESIRYHLEKALYLASAGRPGPVWLDLPVDVQSARIDPDLLEGYTPPAKEPSALEAAVAQVRAYLAQAQRPVIWLGNGIRIAGASALVAPLLQRYPAAYLTAWNGADLLATDEPLHFGHAGVYGQRCANFVLQNCDLLLAIGTRLAIPQVGYEASEFARGATRIMVDIDPTEIAKLASLLHLGIEADAGDFLRALLDEPREPASSLSHLAGALAEPTAWLKQCNAWRKKYPIIEAGTHDHEPGYINSYRFIDKLSDHFSADETVVLDAGTACTCSFQALRLKLGQRVVYSTGLGEMGFGLPGAIGASFARGKGRVILISGDGSFLMNLQEMQTAIHHRLPLKIFLFTNGSYLSIKHTQKAIFGRLAGADPESGVTCPDFGKVAAAFGFRTATLCDWENADAILEDVLSGPEPVLCEVPMHPMQLLVPKLALAITAEGQMVSPPLEDLSPLLGREPLREEMMLVGMHPKSQKL; via the coding sequence ATGTTGATGAAGCTAAGTGAGTATGTGGCCAATCGGTTGGCTGCATATCGTGCCAAACATGTCTTTGTGGTCTCGGGTGCGGGAAATGCGCATCTGTTGGATTCGATCGCCTATCATCCGGAGCTCAAGTACGTCTGCCCGCATCATGAACAGGCCGGATTGATGGCTGCGGTTGCCTACGCTCGCTTGACGGATCGGCCCGGCGTGATGCTGGTGACGGCAGGGCCGGGAGCGGCGAATGCGATCATCGGCGTCTTAAATGCCTGGGCCGATTCAGTCCCTTGTCTGATCCTGTCGGGACAAGAGAAGTCGATACACGCCACAGCGGCGAACCCGTTGCGGATGTGGGGCGTGCAGGGTTTCGATGTCGTAAAGACGGTATCCGGAATGACGAAGTATGCGGCGCTGGTCGACCGGCCCGAGTCCATTCGCTATCACCTGGAGAAGGCGCTGTACCTGGCGTCCGCAGGGCGGCCGGGGCCGGTGTGGCTGGATCTTCCGGTCGATGTGCAGTCGGCGAGGATCGATCCAGACTTGCTGGAAGGATACACGCCGCCGGCGAAAGAGCCATCAGCGCTGGAGGCCGCAGTTGCTCAAGTACGTGCGTATCTGGCGCAGGCCCAGAGGCCGGTGATCTGGCTCGGCAATGGGATTCGAATTGCGGGGGCGAGCGCTTTGGTGGCGCCGCTGCTGCAGAGATACCCTGCCGCCTACTTGACGGCCTGGAACGGTGCCGACCTCCTCGCAACCGATGAGCCTCTGCACTTTGGACATGCCGGGGTGTACGGGCAGCGCTGCGCGAATTTTGTTCTGCAGAACTGCGATCTGTTGCTCGCAATCGGGACCAGGCTGGCTATCCCGCAGGTGGGGTATGAGGCGTCTGAGTTTGCTCGCGGCGCAACTCGGATTATGGTCGATATTGATCCAACTGAGATCGCGAAGCTGGCTTCGCTTTTGCATCTAGGAATTGAAGCCGATGCAGGTGATTTTCTGCGCGCCTTGCTCGACGAGCCGCGCGAGCCTGCATCGTCCTTGTCCCATCTGGCCGGGGCGCTGGCCGAACCGACGGCCTGGCTCAAGCAGTGCAATGCCTGGCGCAAGAAGTATCCGATCATCGAGGCGGGGACGCATGACCATGAGCCGGGTTATATCAACTCCTATCGCTTCATCGACAAGTTGTCGGACCATTTCTCTGCTGACGAGACGGTGGTGCTGGATGCCGGAACTGCGTGCACTTGCAGTTTTCAGGCGCTGCGGCTGAAGCTGGGCCAGCGGGTTGTGTATTCGACGGGACTGGGCGAGATGGGATTCGGGTTGCCGGGAGCGATTGGCGCAAGTTTCGCCCGTGGCAAAGGACGCGTCATCCTGATCAGTGGTGACGGGTCTTTCCTGATGAATCTGCAGGAGATGCAGACTGCGATCCATCATCGGCTGCCGTTGAAGATCTTTCTGTTTACCAATGGGTCGTATCTGTCGATCAAGCATACGCAGAAGGCGATTTTTGGACGGCTTGCCGGGGCGGATCCGGAGTCGGGAGTGACTTGTCCAGACTTTGGCAAGGTGGCTGCCGCGTTTGGCTTCAGGACGGCGACTTTGTGTGACTGGGAGAATGCCGATGCCATTCTCGAAGATGTGTTATCGGGGCCGGAGCCAGTGCTTTGCGAAGTGCCAATGCATCCGATGCAGTTACTGGTGCCGAAGCTCGCGCTCGCCATTACGGCGGAAGGGCAGATGGTGTCACCGCCGCTTGAGGATTTGAGTCCGCTGCTGGGACGCGAGCCGCTACGGGAAGAGATGATGCTGGTGGGGATGCATCCGAAGAGCCAAAAACTCTAG
- a CDS encoding NAD-dependent epimerase/dehydratase family protein, translating to MPIRVMDSDLEQIVASALPWERMFGKTILVTGANGFLPAYMVETLLHLNASRGAGIRVLGLVRNLEKARKRFAGRGAVEFVVQDVCDAYRGPEGPVDFIVHAASQASPLYLGSDPVGTFEANVFGTRRMLELARDRKSESVLFFSSGEVYGAIDGSMIPTREDQYGLLDPLKLRCSYGEAKRAGEALCVCWQTQFGVPVKIVRPFHTYGPGMALEDGRVFADLVADVVARRNLVLRSDGLATRAFCYLADATLAFFRVLIEGTSGQAYNVGSAEESSIRNLAETLCRLYPERNLCVEYQNRDAASSYVNSTISRSCPDIGKMRALGWEPRVGIAEGFGRTILSFEEQSGC from the coding sequence GTGCCGATACGCGTGATGGATTCGGATCTGGAACAAATTGTGGCCTCGGCTCTGCCGTGGGAGCGGATGTTTGGGAAGACCATCCTCGTTACTGGGGCCAATGGTTTTTTGCCGGCCTACATGGTGGAGACGCTCTTACATCTGAATGCTTCGCGTGGGGCTGGAATTCGGGTGCTTGGGCTGGTTCGGAATTTGGAGAAAGCCCGGAAGCGATTTGCTGGGCGAGGCGCGGTGGAGTTTGTCGTCCAGGATGTTTGCGATGCCTATCGTGGGCCGGAGGGACCGGTCGATTTCATTGTCCATGCGGCAAGCCAGGCGAGTCCGCTGTACTTGGGCAGCGACCCAGTGGGGACCTTTGAGGCGAATGTATTTGGGACGCGGCGGATGCTCGAGTTGGCGCGCGATCGGAAGAGCGAGAGCGTCCTGTTCTTTAGTAGTGGTGAGGTTTATGGGGCGATCGATGGGAGCATGATTCCAACGCGCGAGGATCAGTATGGACTGCTCGACCCGTTGAAGCTTCGCTGCAGCTACGGAGAAGCGAAGCGGGCAGGCGAGGCTCTTTGCGTCTGTTGGCAGACGCAGTTTGGAGTGCCGGTGAAGATTGTCCGTCCCTTTCATACTTATGGTCCCGGGATGGCTTTGGAGGATGGCCGGGTCTTTGCCGATCTGGTAGCCGACGTAGTGGCCCGCCGGAATCTGGTTCTTCGGAGCGATGGGTTGGCGACGCGGGCTTTCTGCTATCTGGCGGACGCCACACTTGCGTTTTTCCGCGTGCTGATCGAGGGAACTTCCGGGCAGGCTTACAACGTCGGGAGTGCCGAGGAATCTTCGATTCGGAATCTTGCGGAGACACTGTGCCGCCTATACCCGGAGCGGAACCTGTGCGTGGAGTATCAGAACCGTGATGCGGCAAGCAGTTATGTGAATAGTACGATCTCGCGGAGTTGCCCGGATATCGGGAAGATGCGAGCGCTGGGCTGGGAGCCGCGGGTGGGAATTGCGGAGGGGTTTGGACGGACGATCTTGTCGTTTGAGGAGCAGTCAGGATGTTGA